Proteins from one Faecalibacterium sp. I3-3-33 genomic window:
- a CDS encoding UDP-N-acetylglucosamine diphosphorylase, which yields MQNSISEQARAAALAQLDAAEAAREDILVQHIANGVVINSRTVQIDPEVVIAPGAVILAGTILRGKTVIGAGCVIGPNTLIEDSTVDEGTTVNASQIYGSHIGPHNNIGPFTHVRVNTVTDYGVHLGAYVETKNSNFARGNTVSHLTYIGDSDVGKYCNFGCGTVTCNYDGKDKFRTQIGDYCFIGCNTNLVAPVKVGDGAYTAAGSTITKDVPAQALGIARERQTNLDGWAEPKMEAYIAKKQKLENEQSK from the coding sequence ATGCAGAATTCCATTTCTGAGCAGGCCCGTGCCGCTGCCTTGGCACAGCTGGACGCCGCCGAGGCTGCCCGCGAGGACATCCTTGTGCAGCACATTGCAAACGGCGTTGTCATCAACAGCCGCACCGTACAGATCGACCCGGAGGTGGTCATTGCCCCGGGTGCTGTGATCCTTGCGGGCACCATCCTGCGGGGCAAAACGGTCATCGGCGCAGGCTGCGTCATCGGCCCCAACACCCTCATCGAGGACAGCACCGTGGACGAGGGCACTACCGTGAATGCCAGCCAGATCTACGGCAGCCACATCGGCCCCCACAACAACATCGGCCCCTTCACCCATGTGCGGGTGAACACTGTCACCGACTACGGCGTGCATCTGGGTGCCTATGTGGAGACCAAGAACTCCAACTTTGCCCGTGGCAACACCGTGAGCCATCTGACCTACATTGGCGACAGTGATGTGGGCAAGTACTGCAACTTCGGCTGCGGCACCGTCACCTGCAACTACGACGGCAAGGACAAGTTCCGCACCCAGATCGGCGACTACTGCTTCATCGGCTGCAACACCAACCTTGTGGCCCCGGTCAAGGTGGGCGATGGTGCCTACACCGCCGCCGGCAGCACCATTACCAAGGATGTGCCCGCACAGGCACTGGGCATCGCCCGGGAGCGCCAGACCAATCTGGACGGCTGGGCAGAGCCCAAGATGGAAGCCTACATCGCCAAAAAGCAGAAGCTGGAAAACGAGCAGAGCAAGTAA
- a CDS encoding foldase yields MKKKLLALVCALALTVSLVGCALSTPDTVGKIGDFEVTSGLYLLAQYDAYQQAAQLADSEQDTSKVKSFLKATITTDADTGETAVVKDYVAQKTLETLQTLAAVDARFAELGGELTEEQKSAADSYAQQLMDNYGDTYTANGIGLETLKLFQQLQYKHTLLLDLVYGKDGETPVEDGELTEHLDSTMYEIGFITVPLYNTSTFAFATDDQKAEMLSLAKAAADSYNANAPEDTSSQLTAFNSIASSALPGICAVLDAEVPSTSTLQTDLLSESDLTDAFTQEGAADTLRGLAYGQAAAIQYSGYALMLAVRLDPLGVSTLDALRSQILSDLKGEELDDALAAYGAQMASTLSSSAMGKLPAAKIVNATSANSTNS; encoded by the coding sequence ATGAAAAAGAAACTGCTTGCGCTGGTATGCGCACTTGCACTGACCGTCAGCCTTGTGGGCTGTGCACTCTCCACCCCGGACACCGTGGGCAAGATCGGCGATTTTGAGGTGACCAGCGGCCTGTACCTGCTGGCGCAGTACGATGCCTACCAGCAGGCTGCGCAGCTGGCGGATTCTGAGCAGGACACCAGCAAGGTAAAGTCCTTCCTCAAGGCCACCATCACCACCGATGCCGACACCGGCGAGACCGCCGTGGTAAAGGACTATGTGGCGCAAAAGACTCTTGAGACTTTGCAGACCCTTGCCGCCGTAGACGCCCGCTTTGCCGAGCTGGGCGGCGAGCTGACCGAGGAGCAGAAGTCTGCCGCCGACAGCTACGCCCAGCAGCTGATGGACAACTACGGCGACACTTACACCGCCAACGGCATCGGGCTGGAGACTTTGAAGCTGTTCCAGCAGCTGCAGTACAAGCACACCCTGCTGCTGGATCTTGTCTACGGCAAGGACGGCGAGACCCCTGTGGAGGATGGTGAGCTGACCGAGCATCTGGACAGCACCATGTACGAGATCGGCTTTATCACCGTGCCCCTGTACAACACCAGCACCTTCGCCTTTGCCACTGATGACCAGAAGGCCGAGATGCTCTCCCTTGCCAAGGCAGCTGCGGACAGCTACAATGCCAATGCCCCGGAGGACACTTCCAGCCAGCTGACCGCCTTTAACAGCATTGCAAGCAGCGCACTGCCCGGGATCTGCGCCGTACTGGACGCAGAGGTCCCCTCCACCAGCACCCTGCAGACCGACCTGCTGAGCGAAAGCGACCTGACCGATGCCTTTACGCAGGAAGGTGCCGCCGATACCCTGCGCGGCCTTGCCTACGGGCAGGCAGCCGCCATCCAGTACTCCGGCTACGCCCTGATGCTGGCCGTCCGTCTGGACCCGCTGGGCGTCTCCACGCTGGATGCTCTGCGCAGCCAGATCCTGAGCGACCTGAAAGGCGAGGAGCTGGACGATGCTCTTGCCGCCTACGGTGCCCAGATGGCGAGCACCCTGAGCAGCTCTGCCATGGGCAAGCTGCCCGCCGCCAAGATCGTGAACGCCACCAGCGCCAACAGCACCAACAGCTGA
- a CDS encoding glycoside hydrolase family 2 protein, with protein MHPLTEYPRPAMRRDSYENLNGPWQYAITASAQRPAGWDGEILVPYAPECRASGVGRTLQPGQWLHYHRYFAPPAGTGGRVLLHFGAVDYACAVQVNGHLVGGHRGGYWSFTLDITAQLNGTGRNSLWVAVQDPTGHGTQARGKQTLQPGGMFYPAQSGIWQTVWLERVPENYIQSLTVTPDYDARTVTVKAHTSAPGGAANLWAVVRAGGVTIAEDWGGDEADRDGTVTLHIADEYFFPWSPDTPFLYDLTVGTTQGEEEQFDTVHSYFALRKWSCAPDARGVLRFCLNDNPILLNGLLDQGYWPEGLYTPPSDAAVERELSEVKALGYNLLRKHAKLEPQRWYYHCDRLGLVVWQDMVNGGSKYNLWFVTYLTNVLQPLMRRLPDKAALWGLLSRGSESSREEYRRELEDTVQALRCHPCVGCWVPFNEGWGQYDAAGAVQAIRALDDTRLVDEASGWYDQGGGDVYSLHNYFYPLRVRPQTRTIALSEYGGIAWPMPGHEPPRKTYGYGTAKSREELTARYKKLQLGTVLPQLQKGLSALVYTQLTDVEDEVNGLFTYDRTAIKPDANAVRSVNAALAAEFAKVIK; from the coding sequence ATGCACCCTCTGACGGAATATCCCCGCCCGGCCATGCGCCGGGACAGCTACGAGAACCTGAACGGCCCGTGGCAGTACGCCATCACCGCCTCGGCACAGCGCCCGGCGGGCTGGGATGGTGAGATCTTGGTGCCCTACGCGCCGGAGTGCCGCGCCTCCGGGGTGGGGCGCACATTGCAGCCCGGGCAGTGGCTGCACTACCACCGATACTTTGCGCCGCCCGCCGGGACGGGCGGCAGGGTGCTGCTGCATTTCGGTGCAGTGGACTACGCCTGTGCCGTGCAGGTGAACGGCCATCTGGTGGGCGGTCACCGGGGCGGCTACTGGTCCTTTACGCTGGATATCACCGCGCAGCTCAACGGCACAGGCCGCAACAGCCTGTGGGTGGCGGTGCAGGACCCCACCGGCCACGGCACACAGGCGCGGGGCAAGCAGACCTTGCAGCCCGGCGGGATGTTCTACCCCGCGCAGAGCGGCATCTGGCAGACGGTCTGGCTGGAGCGCGTGCCGGAAAATTACATCCAGTCTCTCACCGTTACGCCGGACTACGATGCCCGCACCGTGACCGTGAAAGCCCATACCTCTGCACCCGGCGGCGCAGCGAACCTGTGGGCGGTGGTGCGCGCCGGGGGCGTGACCATTGCCGAGGATTGGGGCGGTGATGAGGCCGACCGGGACGGCACGGTGACGCTGCATATTGCGGACGAATATTTCTTTCCGTGGAGCCCGGATACGCCCTTTTTGTACGACCTGACCGTGGGCACCACGCAGGGAGAGGAAGAGCAGTTCGACACCGTGCACAGCTACTTTGCCCTGCGCAAGTGGAGCTGCGCACCGGACGCACGGGGCGTGCTGCGCTTCTGCCTGAACGATAACCCCATTCTGCTCAACGGCCTACTGGATCAGGGCTACTGGCCGGAGGGGTTGTACACCCCGCCCTCGGATGCGGCGGTGGAGCGGGAGTTGAGCGAGGTAAAGGCGCTGGGCTACAACCTGCTGCGCAAGCACGCAAAGCTTGAGCCGCAGCGCTGGTACTACCACTGCGACAGGCTTGGGCTTGTGGTCTGGCAGGATATGGTCAACGGCGGCAGTAAGTATAACTTGTGGTTCGTCACCTACCTGACCAATGTTTTGCAGCCGCTTATGCGCCGCCTGCCGGACAAGGCGGCGCTGTGGGGGCTGCTGAGCCGGGGCAGCGAAAGCAGCCGGGAAGAATACCGCCGGGAGCTGGAAGATACGGTGCAGGCGCTGCGCTGCCACCCCTGCGTGGGCTGCTGGGTGCCCTTTAACGAGGGCTGGGGACAGTACGATGCCGCCGGGGCAGTACAGGCCATCCGCGCGCTGGACGACACCCGGCTTGTGGACGAAGCCAGCGGCTGGTACGATCAGGGCGGCGGGGATGTATACTCCCTGCACAACTACTTTTACCCCCTGCGGGTGCGCCCGCAGACCCGCACCATAGCCCTGAGCGAATACGGCGGTATTGCATGGCCTATGCCGGGGCATGAGCCGCCCCGCAAGACCTACGGCTACGGCACGGCCAAAAGCAGGGAGGAGCTGACCGCCCGGTACAAAAAATTGCAGCTGGGCACGGTGCTGCCGCAGCTGCAAAAGGGGCTTTCGGCGCTGGTATACACCCAGCTGACCGACGTGGAGGACGAGGTGAATGGTCTGTTCACCTACGATCGCACCGCCATCAAGCCGGACGCCAACGCCGTCCGTTCGGTGAACGCCGCCCTTGCCGCAGAGTTTGCAAAAGTAATAAAATAA
- the mfd gene encoding transcription-repair coupling factor codes for MYEALLKATPEYQKVAASFGSAGPAALFGLPPAGRALLYAALQKDLGRVLCIVTPGEAEATHFADDLKALGLAAAVFPPRDFMLRPVEGAGREYEYRRLSVLGALAGGRLQAVCVPAEALLQYTVPRAEFIQNTLTLKPGMVYNREALVARLFAAGYVRRSQVDGPGQFSVRGDIVDLYAPDMRQPARVEYWDDEIDSMSSFDLLTQRRDGALEKIYLSPAREVLFGSTAETAEALRSAIKKARGKHRTALEKATEADLSQLDSGLMPEAMDKYYGIRYPAPATLLDHLDAPLFILDEVGGIRDAQKATEFRRSEELTGLLEEGVLCPGLDVLYQTMDDLVIAAQNHSTLLCENFLRGMNEFKLKDLINAEAFAAPNWNGDLASLREDLDPLIAQGYAVTLFAGTPKGAAALTRDLADKGYAVSMSRDVRPAKGILQVLPGHLTAGCTFPFAHAAVLSSRRHGLDEEAAAEAKKRKKNKNALSSLSDIKPGDYVVHQSHGVGMYAGIQRLEVQGATKDYLKVQYSGSDVLYVPVTQLDLLSRYTAPGDEEKVKLAKLGGAEWQRTRAKVKKATEEMAQELIELYARRRQATGYAFPPDGDWQRDFETRFDYDETDDQLHATAEIKQDMEKGYPMDRLLCGDVGVGKTEVALRAAFKCIMGGKQCALLAPTTLLAWQHYNTLLSRMEAFPVKIGMLSRFRTTKQQKETLRGLQAGSVDIVVGTHRLLSKDVKFHDLGLVIIDEEQRFGVKHKEKLKENFIGVDMLTLSATPIPRTLNMAISGIRDLSTIEQPPIERQPVETFVLEYNDVILAEAMKKELARGGQVYYLHNRVDNIEACAAHVSQMVPGARVGIAHGKMTEEELNPVWQHLLNGEIDILVCTTLIETGIDVRNCNTLIIEDADRMGLAQLYQIRGRVGRSGRKAYAYFTFRRDKTLTDIAQKRLSAIREFTAFGSGFRIAMRDLQIRGAGSLLGHSQHGHMEAVGYDLYVKMLGQAIARARGEPVQRDKSDCLVDLRVDAFIPEKYIPDGAGRIEAYKRIAAIQTPEDAADVLDELIDRYGDPPPSVSDLVNVSLVRVQAAAVGVYEVTQKKDTLVLNLETLDLAMIRGLLQAFNGRVTAGAGTKPYLSVVLQPDEKPLELLQNILKAMDAILNNKEQNA; via the coding sequence ATGTACGAAGCCTTACTCAAGGCCACCCCGGAATATCAGAAGGTTGCCGCAAGCTTTGGCTCCGCAGGGCCGGCGGCGCTGTTCGGCCTGCCGCCCGCAGGCAGGGCGCTGCTGTATGCCGCCCTGCAAAAAGACCTTGGCCGGGTACTGTGCATCGTGACCCCCGGCGAGGCCGAGGCCACCCATTTTGCGGACGACCTCAAGGCGCTGGGGCTTGCCGCTGCGGTGTTCCCGCCCCGGGACTTTATGCTGCGCCCGGTGGAGGGTGCAGGCCGCGAGTACGAGTACCGCCGCCTTTCGGTGCTGGGCGCACTGGCAGGCGGGCGGCTGCAGGCCGTCTGCGTGCCCGCCGAAGCGCTTTTGCAGTACACCGTGCCCCGAGCAGAATTTATCCAGAACACCCTTACCCTGAAGCCCGGCATGGTGTATAACCGCGAAGCACTGGTGGCACGGCTGTTTGCCGCCGGGTATGTGCGGCGCAGTCAGGTGGACGGCCCGGGACAGTTCAGCGTGCGCGGCGATATCGTGGATCTCTACGCGCCGGATATGCGTCAACCCGCCCGCGTGGAGTACTGGGACGACGAGATCGACTCCATGTCCTCCTTTGACCTGCTGACCCAGCGGCGGGACGGCGCACTGGAAAAAATCTACCTCTCCCCTGCCCGCGAGGTGCTGTTCGGCAGCACCGCCGAGACCGCCGAGGCGCTGCGCAGCGCCATCAAAAAGGCGCGCGGCAAGCACCGCACCGCGCTGGAAAAGGCCACCGAAGCCGATCTTTCCCAGCTGGATTCCGGCCTGATGCCGGAGGCCATGGATAAATATTACGGCATCCGCTACCCCGCCCCGGCCACGCTGCTGGACCATCTGGACGCGCCGCTGTTCATTCTGGACGAAGTGGGCGGCATCCGGGATGCCCAAAAGGCCACCGAGTTCCGCCGCAGCGAGGAGCTGACCGGGCTGCTGGAGGAGGGCGTGCTCTGCCCCGGACTGGATGTACTGTACCAGACCATGGACGATCTTGTCATTGCCGCTCAGAACCACAGCACCCTGCTGTGCGAGAACTTCCTGCGCGGGATGAACGAGTTCAAGCTCAAAGACCTTATCAATGCCGAAGCCTTTGCCGCCCCCAACTGGAACGGCGACCTCGCCTCCCTGCGGGAGGACTTAGACCCGCTCATCGCCCAAGGCTACGCTGTCACCCTGTTTGCCGGTACGCCCAAGGGCGCAGCCGCTTTGACCCGCGACCTTGCCGACAAGGGCTATGCCGTGAGCATGAGCCGGGATGTGCGCCCCGCCAAGGGCATTTTGCAGGTTCTGCCCGGACACCTGACCGCCGGGTGCACCTTCCCCTTTGCCCACGCAGCGGTGCTTTCCAGCCGCCGCCACGGGCTGGACGAGGAAGCCGCCGCCGAGGCCAAAAAGCGCAAAAAGAACAAAAACGCCCTGTCCAGCCTTTCGGACATCAAGCCCGGGGACTATGTGGTGCACCAGAGCCACGGCGTCGGGATGTACGCCGGGATCCAGCGGTTAGAGGTACAGGGCGCTACCAAGGACTACCTCAAGGTGCAGTATTCCGGCTCGGATGTGCTGTATGTGCCGGTGACCCAGCTGGATCTGCTCAGCCGCTACACCGCCCCCGGCGACGAGGAAAAGGTAAAGCTGGCAAAGCTGGGCGGTGCCGAGTGGCAGCGCACCCGCGCCAAGGTGAAAAAGGCCACCGAGGAGATGGCGCAGGAGCTGATCGAGCTTTACGCCCGCCGCCGTCAGGCCACGGGCTACGCCTTCCCGCCGGACGGCGACTGGCAGCGGGACTTTGAGACCCGCTTTGACTACGACGAAACCGACGACCAGCTGCACGCCACCGCCGAGATCAAGCAGGACATGGAAAAGGGTTACCCCATGGACCGGCTGCTCTGCGGCGATGTGGGCGTGGGCAAGACCGAAGTGGCGCTGCGCGCCGCCTTCAAGTGCATCATGGGCGGCAAGCAGTGCGCCCTGCTGGCACCCACCACCCTGCTGGCGTGGCAGCACTACAACACCCTGCTCTCCCGCATGGAGGCTTTTCCGGTGAAGATCGGGATGCTGTCCCGCTTCCGCACCACAAAGCAGCAAAAGGAGACGTTGCGCGGCTTACAGGCCGGCAGCGTGGATATCGTGGTGGGCACCCACCGGCTGCTGTCCAAAGATGTGAAGTTCCACGACCTCGGCCTTGTCATCATTGATGAGGAACAGCGCTTCGGCGTGAAGCACAAGGAAAAGCTGAAGGAGAACTTCATCGGGGTGGATATGCTCACCCTGTCGGCCACCCCCATTCCCCGCACCCTGAACATGGCCATAAGCGGCATCCGGGATCTTTCCACCATCGAGCAGCCGCCCATCGAGCGGCAGCCGGTGGAGACCTTTGTGCTGGAATATAACGACGTCATCCTTGCCGAGGCCATGAAGAAGGAGCTTGCCCGGGGCGGGCAGGTGTACTACCTGCACAACCGGGTGGACAACATTGAAGCCTGCGCCGCCCATGTCAGCCAGATGGTGCCGGGTGCGCGGGTGGGCATCGCCCACGGCAAGATGACCGAGGAAGAGCTGAACCCCGTGTGGCAGCACCTGCTGAACGGCGAGATCGATATTCTGGTCTGCACCACCCTTATCGAGACCGGCATCGATGTGCGCAACTGCAACACTCTAATCATTGAGGACGCCGACCGCATGGGTCTGGCACAGCTGTACCAGATCCGTGGGCGGGTGGGGCGCTCCGGCCGCAAGGCCTACGCCTACTTCACTTTCCGCCGGGACAAGACTCTGACCGATATCGCCCAGAAGCGGCTTTCTGCCATCCGGGAGTTCACCGCTTTCGGCTCGGGCTTCCGCATCGCCATGCGGGATTTGCAGATCCGCGGCGCGGGCAGTCTGCTGGGGCACAGCCAGCACGGCCACATGGAAGCTGTGGGCTACGACCTCTATGTTAAAATGCTGGGACAGGCCATTGCCCGGGCGCGGGGCGAGCCCGTCCAGCGGGACAAGAGCGATTGTCTTGTGGACCTGCGGGTGGACGCCTTTATCCCGGAAAAGTATATCCCGGACGGCGCGGGCCGCATCGAAGCCTATAAGCGCATTGCCGCCATCCAGACCCCGGAGGACGCCGCCGACGTGCTGGACGAACTCATCGACCGCTACGGCGACCCGCCGCCCTCGGTGAGCGATCTGGTCAACGTTTCCCTTGTCCGCGTACAGGCCGCTGCCGTGGGCGTGTACGAGGTGACCCAGAAGAAGGATACGCTCGTGCTGAATCTGGAAACGCTGGACCTTGCCATGATCCGCGGCCTGCTGCAAGCTTTCAATGGCCGGGTCACCGCCGGGGCGGGCACAAAGCCCTATCTCTCGGTGGTATTGCAGCCGGACGAAAAGCCGCTGGAACTGCTGCAAAACATCCTGAAAGCAATGGATGCTATTTTAAACAATAAGGAGCAAAACGCATGA
- the pth gene encoding aminoacyl-tRNA hydrolase, with translation MNENDIWLIAGLGNPEAKYDGTRHNAGFAALDALADKWNISVGKTKFQGLWGQGEVNGHKVVLLKPLTYMNLSGDSIAPMAGFFKIPADHVLVLCDDITQAPGKLRIRPSGSAGGHNGLKSIIARLGGENFPRIRIGIGAKPHPDYDLAAWVLGKFPPEDAKAIADRYADLEAAAKLIMDGKLSLAQSKYNG, from the coding sequence ATGAATGAAAACGATATCTGGCTCATTGCAGGGCTGGGCAACCCCGAAGCAAAGTACGATGGCACCCGCCACAACGCCGGTTTTGCCGCGCTGGACGCTTTAGCCGACAAATGGAACATCTCTGTGGGCAAGACCAAGTTCCAAGGCCTGTGGGGACAGGGCGAGGTGAATGGCCACAAGGTGGTGCTGCTGAAACCCCTGACCTACATGAACCTCTCCGGCGATTCCATCGCCCCCATGGCGGGCTTTTTCAAGATTCCTGCCGACCATGTGCTGGTGCTGTGCGATGATATCACACAGGCACCCGGCAAGCTGCGTATCCGTCCCTCCGGCTCTGCGGGCGGGCACAACGGCCTGAAAAGCATCATTGCCCGGCTGGGCGGGGAGAACTTCCCCCGCATCCGCATCGGCATCGGCGCAAAGCCCCACCCGGACTACGACCTTGCCGCATGGGTGCTGGGCAAGTTCCCGCCGGAGGACGCCAAGGCCATCGCCGACCGCTACGCCGACCTTGAAGCCGCCGCAAAGCTCATCATGGACGGTAAGCTAAGTCTGGCACAGAGCAAGTATAACGGGTAA
- the ppdK gene encoding pyruvate, phosphate dikinase, whose product MSKKYLYYFSEGNDAFGGDKVTMKNTLGGKGAGLAEMTAAGMPVPQGFTITTDACTQYYADGRQINDDITADIFEHLKGLEEITGKKFGDNTNPLLVSVRSGARQSMPGMMDTILNLGLNDEAVEGLAKKTGNARFAYDCYRRFVQMFADVVMMVPKSLFEVEIDKMKEAKGVKNDVDLTADDLKELVGTFKKIYEENEGRPFPQDPRDQLIEAVKAVFRSWDNPRANVYRKMNEIPYEWGTAVNVQQMAFGNSGDRSGTGVAFTRDPATGAKKLMGEYLINAQGEDVVAGVRTPSPISHLKDQMPEVYDQFVEIATRLENYFRDMQDMEFTIEDGHLYMLQTRNGKRTAQAALQIACDLVDEGMITEQEAVLRVEPKQLDTLLHPQFDAAALKAAEVVGKGLAASPGSACGQIVFTAEEAEEMVKSGKMKKVVLVRLETSPEDIVGMQVSQGILTVRGGMTSHAAVVARGMGTCCVSGCGNDNEVKIDEEAKTFEINGHKFVEGDWISIDGSTGNIYGEQVATVAATGNKNFNRFMGWADAARQLLVMTNADNPRDAQQAVDLGAEGIGLCRTEHMFFAEDRIKAVREMICARTVEEREAALAKVEPFQQGDFEAMYRIMGERPMTIRYLDPPLHEFLPTKDEDIKELAADMGMTYEDLKNVVASLHEFNPMMGHRGCRLAVTYPEIAAMQTRAVIKAALNVSAETGHVITPHIMIPLVGEVKELKFVKDVVVKVADELIAAAGVDMKYQVGTMIEIPRAALTAGEIAKEAEFFSFGTNDLTQMTFGFSRDDAAKFLGAYYENKIYESDPFQHLDQIGVGKLVKMAAHDGRETRPDLGLGICGEHGGDPTSVEFCHNVGLDYVSCSPFRVPIARLAAAQAAIKNPRK is encoded by the coding sequence ATGAGCAAAAAGTATCTGTACTACTTCAGCGAAGGCAATGACGCTTTCGGCGGTGACAAGGTCACCATGAAGAACACGCTGGGCGGCAAGGGTGCCGGTCTGGCCGAGATGACCGCAGCCGGTATGCCGGTGCCGCAGGGCTTCACCATCACCACCGACGCCTGCACCCAGTATTACGCAGACGGCCGTCAGATCAATGACGACATCACTGCTGACATCTTTGAGCACCTCAAGGGTCTGGAAGAGATCACCGGCAAGAAGTTCGGCGACAACACCAACCCCCTGCTGGTCTCCGTCCGTTCCGGCGCACGTCAGTCCATGCCCGGTATGATGGACACCATCCTGAACCTGGGCCTGAACGACGAGGCTGTTGAGGGTCTGGCAAAGAAGACCGGCAACGCCCGCTTTGCATACGACTGCTACCGCCGCTTCGTGCAGATGTTCGCCGACGTCGTTATGATGGTCCCGAAGAGCCTGTTCGAGGTCGAGATCGACAAGATGAAGGAAGCCAAGGGCGTCAAGAACGACGTGGACCTGACTGCTGACGACCTGAAGGAACTGGTCGGCACCTTCAAGAAGATCTACGAGGAGAACGAAGGCCGTCCCTTCCCGCAGGATCCCCGCGATCAGCTGATCGAGGCTGTCAAGGCCGTGTTCCGCAGCTGGGATAACCCCCGTGCAAACGTCTACCGTAAGATGAACGAGATCCCCTACGAGTGGGGCACCGCTGTCAACGTGCAGCAGATGGCCTTTGGTAACTCCGGCGACCGTTCCGGCACCGGCGTTGCATTCACCCGTGACCCCGCCACCGGCGCTAAGAAGCTGATGGGCGAGTACCTGATCAATGCACAGGGCGAGGACGTTGTTGCCGGCGTGCGCACTCCTTCTCCCATCAGCCACCTGAAGGATCAGATGCCTGAGGTGTACGATCAGTTCGTCGAGATCGCTACCCGTCTGGAGAACTACTTCCGCGATATGCAGGATATGGAGTTCACCATTGAGGACGGCCACCTGTATATGCTGCAGACCCGTAACGGCAAGCGTACCGCACAGGCTGCTCTGCAGATCGCCTGCGATCTGGTGGACGAGGGCATGATCACCGAGCAGGAGGCTGTCCTGCGCGTGGAGCCCAAGCAGCTGGATACCCTGCTGCATCCCCAGTTCGATGCTGCTGCCCTGAAGGCTGCAGAGGTCGTCGGCAAGGGTCTGGCAGCTTCTCCCGGTTCTGCCTGCGGCCAGATCGTCTTTACTGCTGAAGAGGCAGAGGAGATGGTCAAGTCCGGCAAGATGAAGAAGGTCGTTCTGGTGCGTCTGGAGACCAGCCCCGAGGATATCGTGGGCATGCAGGTCTCTCAGGGCATCCTGACCGTCCGCGGCGGCATGACCAGCCACGCAGCCGTTGTTGCTCGTGGTATGGGCACCTGCTGTGTTTCCGGCTGCGGCAACGACAACGAGGTCAAGATCGATGAGGAGGCAAAGACCTTCGAGATCAACGGCCACAAGTTCGTCGAGGGCGACTGGATCTCCATCGACGGCTCCACCGGCAACATCTACGGCGAGCAGGTCGCAACCGTGGCCGCTACCGGCAACAAGAACTTCAACCGCTTCATGGGCTGGGCAGACGCAGCTCGTCAGCTGCTGGTCATGACCAACGCTGATAACCCGCGTGACGCACAGCAGGCAGTGGATCTGGGTGCTGAGGGCATCGGCCTGTGCCGTACCGAGCACATGTTCTTCGCTGAGGACCGCATCAAGGCTGTCCGTGAGATGATCTGCGCACGCACCGTGGAAGAGCGCGAGGCTGCTCTGGCCAAGGTCGAGCCGTTCCAGCAGGGTGACTTCGAGGCTATGTACCGCATCATGGGTGAGCGCCCGATGACCATCCGTTATCTGGACCCGCCCCTGCACGAGTTCCTGCCCACCAAGGACGAGGACATCAAGGAACTGGCTGCCGACATGGGCATGACCTACGAAGACCTGAAGAACGTGGTTGCTTCTCTGCATGAGTTCAACCCCATGATGGGTCACCGTGGCTGCCGTCTGGCTGTTACCTACCCCGAGATCGCTGCTATGCAGACCCGTGCTGTGATCAAGGCTGCTCTGAACGTCTCTGCTGAGACCGGCCATGTGATCACCCCGCACATCATGATCCCGCTGGTCGGCGAGGTCAAGGAGCTGAAGTTCGTCAAGGACGTTGTCGTCAAGGTTGCTGACGAGCTGATCGCTGCTGCTGGCGTTGACATGAAGTATCAGGTCGGTACCATGATCGAGATTCCCCGTGCAGCCCTGACTGCCGGCGAGATCGCCAAGGAAGCTGAGTTCTTCAGCTTCGGCACCAACGACCTGACCCAGATGACCTTCGGCTTCAGCCGTGATGACGCTGCCAAGTTCCTGGGCGCATACTACGAGAACAAGATCTACGAGAGCGATCCGTTCCAGCATCTGGATCAGATCGGTGTCGGCAAGCTGGTCAAGATGGCTGCCCACGACGGCCGTGAGACCCGCCCCGATCTGGGTCTGGGCATCTGCGGCGAGCACGGCGGCGACCCCACGAGCGTGGAGTTCTGCCACAACGTCGGTCTGGACTACGTCAGCTGCTCTCCCTTCCGTGTGCCTATCGCACGTCTGGCCGCTGCTCAGGCTGCGATCAAAAATCCCAGAAAGTAA